The DNA sequence CTGGTTAAAAGTCTGGGCGACTTTTTTCAGGTAGGGATAATTCGTGATCTCGCCTGAAGGGACCTTGATCAACTGCAGTCCCAGCGATTTCAGCAGATCGATGCTGTCCAGATCGAAGGGGGTCGAAATGAAAACGATGCCGGACTGCTCGCAGTAATCGTACAGTTCGCGGTGCGTCTCCTGATTGATCTCCAGTTTTTTGAGCAGGGTAAACTGGGTCTCTGATTCCCCATTCAGGCTGTTTTTCATCTGGTATTCAGCCTGGGGCGTTGATTTGCAGACCAGCTTTTCCGTTTTGAAAGTCTGGAATTTGATTGCATCGGCGCCGGCCTGCACAGCGGCATCGATCATTTTCTTCGCGATTTCGACACTGCCATTATGGTTTACGCCTGCTTCGGCGATGATGAATACGCTCATTTCGCGGGTACTCCTTTTACTAAGGCTCCATCCTCAACATCCCGGACCACGACGGCTCCTGCGGCGATGACCGCATTGTTACCGATGTGCGTGCCCTGAATTACCACGGCACCGGCTCCCAGGAATGCATTCTCGCCGACAGTGACGCCACCACTGAGGATGACGCCCGGGGCGAGAAACGCATGTTGTTTGATTTCACAATCGTGATCGATGCGGGCTCCCGTATTGACCACGGCCCCGGCTCCAATCCGGGTCTCTGTTTGAATTATCGCACCGGCCATCACCTGCGCTCCCTCGTCTAAAATCACAGACGGTGAGAGAATCGCACTGGAATGAACCAGCGGTGGTTGTTCGAATCCGAGTTCGCGGAGTTGACCGTACAGCTTCCGCCGCAAGTTGGTCGAGCGGGTGCTGCCGACCGCCACGACGGCATGCTGGATCCCCTGCTCTTGCTGAGCACGAAGTTCCTCGTCGGTTCCCAGCACCGGGACTCCCTTGACCTGACTTCCCACCGCGAGTTCCGGATCCAGAATACCTGCCGGCATATAGTTGTCCCATTCCAGAAGGAGATCGATGAGGACCCTGGCATGTCCTCCACCTCCAAGCAGAATGAGTGGTGTGCGGTTCTGGTTCATGACGACTCGAAATAAGCTTTGATGCATTCTACGACATACCGAATGTCGGCTTCGCTAAGCTGCACACTGGAGGGAATCGAGATGCAGCGGGCGTAGGCCGCTTCGGTCTCTTCCAGCTGGTATGTCTGACAATGCTGATACATGGACAGGGTATGCATCAGCTTCCAGGCTGGCCGGACCTGCACCTGACGTTCGAGTAAAAACTCCATCAGCGGCCCTCGATCCGCGGGAGGCACGAGCAGCGCACAAAGCCAGAAGTTGCTTCGCGCCCAGGTCTCTTCCCAGGCCAGTTCCGCCTGGGGAATTTCTGCCAGCAGTTCACGGTAGAGACAGGCGTTACGACGTTTGACATCCAGAAAGCCATCGAGCTGCTCCAACTGGGCAACTCCGAGTGCCGCCTGAATATTGGTGAGGCGATAATTGAAACCGACTTCATCGTGTTCGTATTCAAAGGGCCTGCGGTTGGCCTGGGTACTCAAGTGCCGAATGTGACTGGCGAGTGCTTCATCGCTGGTAGTGACCATCCCTCCCCCGCCACAGGTAATAATTTTGTTGCCGTTAAAAGAAAAACAGCCGACCTTCGCGAGTCCGCCCGTTCTGCGTTCGCGATAGTCTGATCCCAGGCTTTCGGAGGCGTCTTCAATGACAGGCAGTTGAAACTCCGCTGCAATTGCATTCAGCGGGCCCATGTCGACCGGATGACCGAAAATGTGCACCGGTAGAATCGCACTGACTCTGCGACCGGTACGACGGTTCAAAACAACGTCTGCCTCGCGAGTACATTCTTCAGTCAGGAATTGCCGCACTTTTTCGGGATCGAGATTGAAGGTGGCGGGATCCGACCCAATAAAAACCGGCTCGGCCCCACAGTAATGAATGGCATTGACGGGTGCGATAAAAGTGAAGCTGGGGGCCAGCACTTCATCACCGCGTTGAACGCCACATGCCAGCAGTGACAGATGCAGGGCCGCCGTGCCATTCACCGTGGCGACGCCGAACTGCGTTCCGACGTACTCACTGACCGACTGTTCGAAACGATCCACATAGGAGCCGACTGAAGAGACCCAGCCTGTGTCCAGGCAGTCTTTCAGGTAGTTCCATTCATTGCCGGTGAGGCTCGGTACCGATAACGGAATCGTTTCGCGCATGACTCGCACAATTCATAAAAAAGCAACAGCGAGGAGAACAGAATTCAGGCCGCTTTAGACCGGGGTGCCACCTGCAGCTGATTTTTCATCAACAGGCTGGCGACGAGGAATTCCCACTCCGTATCAATTTCCCACGATCGTTCGGTCGGCATCAGGTAACCGTAGGTCTCACCTTCCGGCCGAAAGGTTTTTGATTCACGAAACGCTTCCGTCTGGATGACGTAGACCGCGCCATTAAATGCATAGACGTCTTCCAGCAACTGCCTGCGGAGCTGTGACTCGTCCCGTTGTTCGGTCAGTTCGACCAGCAGTCCGTCCTCAGTCATCCCCCGCATACAGATCGGGTGACTGGGAGCGTGCATCATTCCAATTACGGATTTTGCATTTTTCTGCCGGGCGAAGTCGAGTGCCCCGTCAATGTCGGCTGCGATGCGAAAGGGAGACGTCGGCTGCAGCATGACCACATATTCCGCGACGAACTGGTCGTGCTCTTCGAGCCAGTCAATCGCATGCAAGACCACATCGGCGTGGCTGGAATCATCGAGAGCCAGTCTGAGCGGTCGCAGAAACGGAACTTCGGCTCCATACTGCCGCGCGATGGAGGCGATCTCTTTATCATCTGTCGAGACCACAACCCGATCCAGCTCCCGACTGGCCAGCGCCGCCTCGATCGTCCAGGCGATCAATGGCTTGCCTGCCAGTTCCTTGATATTTTTGTGGGGGACTCCCTTGGAGCCCCCTCGAGCCGTGATTAAGCCAACTGCACCGGCCATCCCTGGCCCCCCTTCCTGATTAGCGCTTCAAGTCAGAGCAGTCGCGGTATTTTGCATCCATTCCACGGCTCTGACAATCTGAAAATTCCTGCGAATTCATTGCGCGGGGATCATATTTCAACCTGTTTTTTGTGTAAAGGTGGAAACGATCCCGGCTTGAGACGTGAGTCACGTAGATGGGTTTTACCGGGAATCAGGCCGCATTTTGCAGGTTTTCAGCCTGACTGTCCGGGGCTTCGGCATCTGTTTCAACGTATGGCGAACCCAGGCTGGCTCCTGTCGCGGAGACCCCGGCTGCACAGGTCAGGCCCATCAGATAACCGAACAGCCCTCCCTCGGTGGTATCCAGCATCAGCGAATTTACCAGACAGACAATCATGTACACTCCCACAACCGCCTGAGCGAACGCTGGTTCCAGCCCGGAGATGCCTCGGGTAGAACGCCAGCAGAACCAGAACAACAGCAGGAACAAACCGACTCCTATCGCTCCATTCTGGACCAGCAGCATCACATACTCATTGTGCGGGTTCGCTGTCACCATCTGCCCCTTCTGCACCATCAACTGGTCGTAACGCATAGCGAAACTCCCCGTCCCGGAACCAAAGATCGGGCTGGACTGCGCGAGTTCGAGGCCATTTAACAGGAACTCTATCCGCAGGTTAACGCCACTGGCATGATCCTGTGTCTGGTGGTAATTTCTGATCTCGGAAATCACCAGATCGATGCGTCTCTGAAAGCGGTCCGAAGACTGATAACAGATCATGCCAATGACCAGTACGCAGGCGCCCGCGGGAAGAATCCCCTTGTATCCCAGCTTCTGATACATCAATACGCCAATCAGCACGCCGACCGCCAGATAGCCCGAACGGCCTGGTACGATTAACAGAACATTTACGGTCGCGATCAGCAGGATAGCGCCCCAGAACCAGTTTTTGCGAGGTTTCTCCAGAAATCGCCAGGCAGACAGATAGACCAGAAAGGACATTAAAATGTTCTGGGTGATCCGGTTTTTGAAGATCGCATGATCGTGCGAAGGGACATCCCATTCGATGCCGAACATCCAGCAGAACATGGAGACGGCCAGTGTCAGCAGCAGGGCCAACTCAAACATGCGAATGCCGCGCAGGCGTACTCGACTGTCGAGAAAGAAGGAAAGGTAGATGGGAATCATCAGAAACTGTCGGTATTTAAACAGGTTCCTGGTAGCCAGCGAGAGGGTCTGGGGCGTGTAGAGCAAACCTGCCGCCAGGGTGCAGAACAGGATCAGTGAAACCGTGGCGACCCGGTATGTTCGGAGCAGATGGAAGGTTACCCGATACTGTCCCGAAAGAAACCAGCAGATTAAAACTCCCACGCTGAACGCTGAGGTCAGACTGGTAGAGATCGGAATCGCAAAGCCGACGCCCAGCGCGAACCAGAGCCCGGTGCGAAATGAGAGCTCCTGGAACGTAGAGCGCTTCAGCTGCATCACAGGACTGGAGTCCAACTGGCTTGGAAGACCCTCAAAAATATGCATAATTTCAGATTCCGTCAGACTGCTTCTATTAATTTCGTATCAGGAACAATCACACCAGAAGTCCAGAGAGGTAATAGTCTGCAGCAGTTCAGGCACATCAATAGCAGGAATGTAATTTCCATGCGATACTAATTTTCCACGCCTGAACAGCAGATAACTTCCTCTCGGCATCCTGCTCTTCTCAGTAATCAACGTTTTACGAGTCTCAATTAGTTCCTTCACAGCGAATCACTTTGCGAATCGTCTGGATCAGGATCTGAATATCAAACTTGAGGCTGCACTGCTCCACGTATTGCAGGTCATAATTAATGACCGTCTGTTGAGACAGGCTGCTGCGCCCGGAGACCTGCGCCAGCCCTGAGACTCCGGGACGGACACTGGCCCGTTTGCGGCGTTCATCAGGTGTGGCGTTTTCCAGTTCAAATCCGATATAAGGACGCGGGCCGATGAGGCTCATCTCCCCGCGAAAGATATTGATTAATTGAGGCAGTTCGTCGAGGCTGGTTTTGCGAATCAGCTTACCGATCCCCGTCACACGGGCATCGTTGGCAGAGGTAAACTGGGCTCCCGTCCTATCAGAGCCGGCACGCATCGAGCGAAACTTGAAAATCGAGAATGGTCGTTCATTGAGTCCCAGTCGCTGCTGACGGAAAAAGACCGGACCGGGAGAAGTGAGTTTAATCAGCAAAGAGATCACCAGAAACAGCGGGGCCAATGCCACCAGGGCCAGGCCACTCAGCATGAAATCTGCGGGGCGTTTCCAGAAATAACCCGTGTGAACCTCGTGAGAAACCACGGTCGGTTCTGCAGGCATGTTTCGGGGATCAAAGTGAGGACCTCCTGACTGGCGGGCAGCAGAGTGACTCGTTGATTGTGATAGGCGTTGCTCATCCATGAGTCTGACCTGTTCCGAAATAATGTTGTTTATATACGAAAATCAAGCGGCCTGTTTGGGTACCGCCTCCAGCTCGACCGAACTCTGGATACCCAGTTCTGCATACGTTGGTGCATGATCGAACATGGTATCAATAAAGGTGCGCTGCCAGATTTCGAACGCGAGCAGCGCCCGCAGCGTGCGCGTGTGATTCATCCGCCCCGACTGGTGATCGCGGATCATTTCGCCGACGCGATCCGGCTGAAAGATTCCCCGCTCCAGCGAACGTGGCGAGAGCAGAACTTCATTCACAAAGGGGGCCAGTTCCCGTTTAAACCATTCGCCGATGGGAACTGTAAACATCTGTTTTTTACGGTAAATAATGCTCTGGGGCAGTATTTTTTCGCAGGCTTTTTTCAGGATTGATTTGGTTATTCCGTTGCGGAGCTTCAAGGCACCGGGAATCCGGAAGGCGAGGTTGACCATCCGATAATCGAGGTATGGTGCCCGCGGTTCGAGCGAGACCGCCATCGCCATTTTGTCGGGTTTAACCAGGTTGTTTCCGGGCAGCAGCAGTTTGGTATCGAGGGCCAGTGCCTGGCTGATGGGATCCAGATGACGGAACTCGGCCAGATGCGTGCGGGCGTACTGTGAGGCATCGGCGGAGGCGAGCTTCTGACTTGTTTCACTGGTATACAGAGACCGTTTTTCTGAAGGTCGAAACAGGCTGATCGCACTGATATACGCATTTTCGATCTGTTCGCGAGGAAGTGTGAGATCCTGTCCTGAAAAGAAATTGCGATGCACGTCGTAACCGGCGAACAATTCATCGCTGCCATCTCCGGTCAAAACCACTTTAACCGACCGGCGGGCGAGTGAACTGACGCGGTGTGTCGGCATAAAGGAGACATCGCCGTGCGGCTGGTCATTATGATAGACGGTCAACGGCCAGCTGGCGGTCAGGTTGGGGTTCAACACTTCACAGGTATGACTGGTACCGCAGAGTTCTGCGACTTCTCTAGCATAAACGGATTCATCAAAACGGGGATCGTTAAAGCCGATACAGAAAGTCTGTACGGGGTGAGGCAGTTCGCGACTCATTAACGAGACGACTGAAGAGCTGTCGATGCCGCCCGAGAGAAATGCACCGAGAGGCACATCGGCCCGCAGGCGAATCTGTACCGCCGACCGTAAGGTTTCAATAATTTCTTCGCACCACGATTCTTCCGTGCGACACTCAACGGGGCTGTCAGCCAGGTTCCACCAGCAACTCTGTTCGGTTCCCTGCGGGCTGATCTTGAGCATCTGCCCAGGCATGAGGTGGGTGATGTTCTGGTAGAGTGTGATCGGCGGCGGCACGAAATTGTAGGTCAGGTAGGCATCGAAACCTTCCCAGTTCATCTCGGCTTTAACGCCCATCGCAAACAGGGATTTGATTTCCGAGGCAAACATCAGTCGCTTGCCATCGTCATATAAATAGAGTGGTTTCTGCCCGATGCGGTCCCGGTAGAGCAACAGGGTCTGTTTGCGGAGATCGAGGATGGCAATCGAGAACATGCCGTTCAGCTGTTTGACGAAAGCTTCCCCGTCCCGTTCGTAGAGGCGCAGAATGACTTCGGTATCGCAGGTGGTTTTGCAGTTCAGTCCCTGGGCCAGCTCTTTGAAATTATAGATCTCGCCATTCTGCACGACGACGATCTGCCGGTCGTCGGAAAACATGGGCTGGTGTCCGCCCGCGAGATCGAGGATCGAGAGGCGCTGATTGCCGACGAGCATGCCCTCTGCTTCGAACCAGCCCCGATCATCGGGGCCGCGGTGCCGCATCCGTTCACATGCCTGTTCCGCTAATGCAGTTCCGAATGGGCGTCGCTCACGATCATACCCACCGATAATCCCACACATTACGAATCCTTTCGTCTGCTGCTACTGACTAC is a window from the Gimesia benthica genome containing:
- a CDS encoding acylneuraminate cytidylyltransferase family protein, yielding MAGAVGLITARGGSKGVPHKNIKELAGKPLIAWTIEAALASRELDRVVVSTDDKEIASIARQYGAEVPFLRPLRLALDDSSHADVVLHAIDWLEEHDQFVAEYVVMLQPTSPFRIAADIDGALDFARQKNAKSVIGMMHAPSHPICMRGMTEDGLLVELTEQRDESQLRRQLLEDVYAFNGAVYVIQTEAFRESKTFRPEGETYGYLMPTERSWEIDTEWEFLVASLLMKNQLQVAPRSKAA
- a CDS encoding LegC family aminotransferase translates to MRETIPLSVPSLTGNEWNYLKDCLDTGWVSSVGSYVDRFEQSVSEYVGTQFGVATVNGTAALHLSLLACGVQRGDEVLAPSFTFIAPVNAIHYCGAEPVFIGSDPATFNLDPEKVRQFLTEECTREADVVLNRRTGRRVSAILPVHIFGHPVDMGPLNAIAAEFQLPVIEDASESLGSDYRERRTGGLAKVGCFSFNGNKIITCGGGGMVTTSDEALASHIRHLSTQANRRPFEYEHDEVGFNYRLTNIQAALGVAQLEQLDGFLDVKRRNACLYRELLAEIPQAELAWEETWARSNFWLCALLVPPADRGPLMEFLLERQVQVRPAWKLMHTLSMYQHCQTYQLEETEAAYARCISIPSSVQLSEADIRYVVECIKAYFESS
- a CDS encoding O-antigen ligase family protein — protein: MHIFEGLPSQLDSSPVMQLKRSTFQELSFRTGLWFALGVGFAIPISTSLTSAFSVGVLICWFLSGQYRVTFHLLRTYRVATVSLILFCTLAAGLLYTPQTLSLATRNLFKYRQFLMIPIYLSFFLDSRVRLRGIRMFELALLLTLAVSMFCWMFGIEWDVPSHDHAIFKNRITQNILMSFLVYLSAWRFLEKPRKNWFWGAILLIATVNVLLIVPGRSGYLAVGVLIGVLMYQKLGYKGILPAGACVLVIGMICYQSSDRFQRRIDLVISEIRNYHQTQDHASGVNLRIEFLLNGLELAQSSPIFGSGTGSFAMRYDQLMVQKGQMVTANPHNEYVMLLVQNGAIGVGLFLLLFWFCWRSTRGISGLEPAFAQAVVGVYMIVCLVNSLMLDTTEGGLFGYLMGLTCAAGVSATGASLGSPYVETDAEAPDSQAENLQNAA
- a CDS encoding acetyltransferase, whose protein sequence is MNQNRTPLILLGGGGHARVLIDLLLEWDNYMPAGILDPELAVGSQVKGVPVLGTDEELRAQQEQGIQHAVVAVGSTRSTNLRRKLYGQLRELGFEQPPLVHSSAILSPSVILDEGAQVMAGAIIQTETRIGAGAVVNTGARIDHDCEIKQHAFLAPGVILSGGVTVGENAFLGAGAVVIQGTHIGNNAVIAAGAVVVRDVEDGALVKGVPAK
- the asnB gene encoding asparagine synthase (glutamine-hydrolyzing); translated protein: MCGIIGGYDRERRPFGTALAEQACERMRHRGPDDRGWFEAEGMLVGNQRLSILDLAGGHQPMFSDDRQIVVVQNGEIYNFKELAQGLNCKTTCDTEVILRLYERDGEAFVKQLNGMFSIAILDLRKQTLLLYRDRIGQKPLYLYDDGKRLMFASEIKSLFAMGVKAEMNWEGFDAYLTYNFVPPPITLYQNITHLMPGQMLKISPQGTEQSCWWNLADSPVECRTEESWCEEIIETLRSAVQIRLRADVPLGAFLSGGIDSSSVVSLMSRELPHPVQTFCIGFNDPRFDESVYAREVAELCGTSHTCEVLNPNLTASWPLTVYHNDQPHGDVSFMPTHRVSSLARRSVKVVLTGDGSDELFAGYDVHRNFFSGQDLTLPREQIENAYISAISLFRPSEKRSLYTSETSQKLASADASQYARTHLAEFRHLDPISQALALDTKLLLPGNNLVKPDKMAMAVSLEPRAPYLDYRMVNLAFRIPGALKLRNGITKSILKKACEKILPQSIIYRKKQMFTVPIGEWFKRELAPFVNEVLLSPRSLERGIFQPDRVGEMIRDHQSGRMNHTRTLRALLAFEIWQRTFIDTMFDHAPTYAELGIQSSVELEAVPKQAA
- a CDS encoding sugar transferase produces the protein MDEQRLSQSTSHSAARQSGGPHFDPRNMPAEPTVVSHEVHTGYFWKRPADFMLSGLALVALAPLFLVISLLIKLTSPGPVFFRQQRLGLNERPFSIFKFRSMRAGSDRTGAQFTSANDARVTGIGKLIRKTSLDELPQLINIFRGEMSLIGPRPYIGFELENATPDERRKRASVRPGVSGLAQVSGRSSLSQQTVINYDLQYVEQCSLKFDIQILIQTIRKVIRCEGTN